In Leptodesmis sichuanensis A121, the following are encoded in one genomic region:
- a CDS encoding alkene reductase produces the protein MNSLFQPLQMGTLTLPNRILMAPLTRCRAEDDHIPGNLMAEYYSQRATAGLIIAEATMAMEGNSSFWREPGIYSDAQVRGWQKTTDAVHAAGGRIFLQLWHGGRACHPLLNNGKQPVAPSPIAIMGDEVPTPEGKQPYVVPRELRDDEIPGIINGFKQAAENAKAAGFDGVEIHGANGYLLDEFLRDGSNHRTGTYGGSIANRARLMLEILVAVSEVWGSDCVGLRISPLNSYNDMIDSDPIGLSTWLATKLNDYNLAYLHVMRGDITQQQNGDILTPIRANYKGILIANMGYTAAEAAAAIDAGQIDAVAFGSSFLANPDLPERIKLGAALNHPDPATFYSQGAAGYTDYPTLSSV, from the coding sequence ATGAATAGCCTTTTTCAGCCCCTGCAAATGGGTACTCTAACGCTGCCAAATCGAATTTTGATGGCTCCGCTTACCCGTTGTCGTGCAGAAGACGATCACATCCCTGGCAACTTGATGGCTGAGTACTATTCCCAGCGAGCGACTGCTGGATTGATTATTGCCGAAGCGACAATGGCAATGGAAGGAAACTCCTCTTTCTGGCGAGAACCGGGGATTTACTCCGATGCTCAGGTCAGGGGATGGCAGAAGACAACTGATGCCGTTCATGCTGCAGGGGGACGAATTTTTTTGCAACTCTGGCATGGGGGCCGCGCCTGTCATCCTCTATTGAACAATGGGAAGCAGCCCGTTGCACCCAGCCCGATCGCGATCATGGGAGATGAAGTGCCTACTCCAGAAGGCAAACAGCCTTATGTTGTTCCACGAGAACTGCGCGATGATGAAATTCCTGGCATCATTAACGGGTTTAAGCAAGCAGCGGAAAATGCAAAAGCTGCAGGCTTCGATGGTGTGGAAATCCACGGAGCCAATGGTTATCTGTTAGATGAATTTCTCCGGGATGGCTCGAATCATCGGACGGGAACTTACGGTGGCTCGATCGCGAACCGGGCGCGTTTAATGCTGGAAATTCTGGTAGCAGTTTCTGAGGTCTGGGGGAGCGATTGTGTGGGTCTGCGGATCTCACCGCTAAATAGCTACAACGACATGATTGATAGTGATCCAATTGGATTATCAACCTGGTTGGCCACTAAACTCAATGACTACAATCTTGCCTATCTGCACGTAATGCGAGGTGATATAACCCAACAGCAAAATGGGGATATCTTGACTCCGATTCGCGCCAATTACAAAGGAATACTAATTGCCAATATGGGGTATACCGCTGCAGAAGCTGCTGCTGCTATTGATGCAGGACAGATCGATGCGGTTGCCTTTGGCTCCAGTTTTCTGGCTAATCCAGATTTACCGGAGCGAATAAAACTGGGTGCCGCGCTCAATCACCCCGATCCAGCAACATTCTATTCTCAGGGTGCTGCCGGATACACTGACTATCCAACCTTGAGCAGTGTGTAA